Proteins encoded together in one Variovorax paradoxus EPS window:
- a CDS encoding autotransporter outer membrane beta-barrel domain-containing protein, whose protein sequence is MTSKRMNRLALAMALAGLATHQAWAIQTYAGDPGMIGAPASWRTAEFMRDWGLVAMGTEYAYAAGVSGTGIRIGEVDSGYDASHPEFPFSRYHGVLVGAIPGAYDGAYNDRHGTHVGGTIAASRDGGAAVQNMHGVAFNADLFVANTAKTDGANFGRPLPGDSALITVDNQHIADAYRAANAQGVRIISTSWGSPPAGEQYNTLAQMHTANGYYMANNTWIQGAFDAAKTGTLMVFSAGNGGWLNPSPRAAAPYFNPELEKNWLGVSALSAIGQSFNADGSINVPGTQRYNKCGVAKWTCVTAPGHLINGTVLAGGYASLSGTSMAAPHASGALALIMERFSYMTNEQVLTVLKTTATQNATIVDAAGTGTMANPEAGQQVKVPDVVNGWGTPSLRRAMNGPGQFIGPFAVNTQGQNDTWSNDISDVAIRARRAEDTAEAAAWETTRQTRGWTAGLPGGASDADRSEYATGVAREAARSTRVYQGSLEKLGAGTLTLSGQNSYTGSTAVNGGTLRAGAVNAFSGASAHSVGAGGTLDLAGFSQKLPSLANSGVVSLVGAAPGTTLTITGAYVGNNGTLRMGIVPGLGSPASDRLVLDGAGASASGRTSVQIANFGSLGAMTIGNGVELISAINGATTTAQTTKDAFAVAGGHVDAGAYEYRLYAADVNGAGENWYLRSSAPSLGSQIPTYRTEVPMLAALPEQLRQGNLAMLGNVRARMGDDDARVGRNDAGDESGAPLRSAWGRVISTNLKISQQGTASPRSEGQLTGLQAGTDLWADRNWRAGVYVGRLEGDARTRGFARGVFDLAVGSNDLRSDYLGLYGGFTSDAGFYADAVLQGGRHRYTAGPLDSSPSASGKGKSTLLSLEVGQSVALGSDWKIEPQLQFVHQRLNLDDVTLSGARVSQDTDSGWTVRAGVRIKGQIATGAGVLQPYARLNVYRTSSGTDVARFIGPAGWTDIGTRTGGTSTELAGGATLAVGERTSLYAEVGKFFASSGSARVKSGINASVGMRVKW, encoded by the coding sequence ATGACTTCCAAGAGGATGAACAGACTCGCACTCGCCATGGCGCTCGCCGGCTTGGCCACGCACCAGGCATGGGCCATCCAGACCTATGCCGGAGATCCGGGAATGATCGGTGCGCCGGCCAGTTGGCGCACCGCCGAATTCATGCGCGACTGGGGCCTCGTCGCGATGGGCACCGAGTACGCGTACGCGGCGGGCGTGAGCGGCACGGGCATCAGGATCGGCGAGGTCGATTCGGGATACGACGCCTCGCATCCCGAGTTCCCGTTCTCGCGCTATCACGGCGTGCTGGTGGGCGCGATTCCCGGCGCCTACGACGGTGCGTACAACGACCGCCACGGCACGCACGTCGGCGGCACCATCGCCGCGAGCCGTGATGGCGGCGCCGCCGTGCAGAACATGCATGGCGTGGCCTTCAACGCGGACCTCTTCGTGGCCAACACGGCCAAGACCGACGGCGCCAACTTCGGGCGGCCGCTGCCCGGCGACTCGGCGCTCATCACCGTCGACAACCAGCACATCGCCGATGCCTACCGCGCGGCCAACGCGCAGGGCGTGCGCATCATCAGCACGAGCTGGGGCAGTCCGCCGGCAGGCGAGCAGTACAACACCCTCGCGCAAATGCACACCGCCAACGGCTACTACATGGCCAACAACACCTGGATCCAGGGCGCGTTCGATGCCGCGAAGACCGGCACGCTGATGGTGTTCAGCGCCGGCAACGGCGGCTGGCTCAATCCGAGCCCGCGGGCGGCGGCGCCGTACTTCAATCCCGAGCTTGAAAAGAACTGGCTCGGGGTTTCCGCGCTGAGCGCCATCGGGCAGAGCTTCAACGCCGACGGCTCCATCAACGTGCCGGGCACGCAGCGCTACAACAAATGCGGTGTGGCGAAGTGGACTTGCGTCACGGCGCCGGGCCACCTGATCAACGGCACCGTGCTGGCCGGCGGCTACGCCTCCTTGTCGGGCACGTCGATGGCCGCGCCGCACGCCTCGGGCGCGCTCGCGCTCATCATGGAGCGCTTCAGCTACATGACCAACGAGCAGGTGCTCACCGTGCTGAAGACCACCGCGACCCAGAACGCGACCATCGTCGATGCGGCCGGCACCGGCACGATGGCCAACCCCGAGGCGGGCCAGCAGGTGAAGGTGCCCGACGTGGTCAACGGCTGGGGCACGCCGAGCCTGCGGCGCGCGATGAACGGACCGGGGCAGTTCATCGGGCCGTTCGCGGTCAACACGCAGGGGCAGAACGACACCTGGTCGAACGACATCTCCGATGTCGCGATCCGGGCGCGCCGCGCGGAAGACACTGCCGAGGCCGCCGCCTGGGAAACGACCAGGCAGACGCGCGGCTGGACCGCGGGCCTGCCCGGCGGCGCGAGCGATGCGGACCGCAGCGAATACGCCACCGGCGTGGCCCGCGAAGCCGCGCGCAGCACGCGCGTCTACCAAGGCAGCCTGGAGAAGCTCGGCGCCGGCACGCTGACCCTGAGCGGCCAGAACAGCTACACGGGCAGCACCGCGGTGAACGGCGGCACGCTCAGGGCCGGCGCGGTCAACGCCTTCAGCGGTGCATCGGCGCACAGCGTGGGCGCGGGCGGCACGCTCGACCTCGCGGGCTTCAGCCAGAAGCTGCCCTCGCTGGCGAACAGCGGCGTGGTCTCGCTGGTCGGCGCAGCGCCGGGAACGACGCTCACCATCACCGGCGCGTATGTGGGCAACAACGGCACGTTGCGGATGGGCATCGTCCCGGGACTCGGCAGCCCTGCGAGCGACCGGCTCGTCCTCGACGGTGCGGGTGCGAGCGCCAGTGGCCGCACCTCGGTGCAGATTGCCAACTTCGGCAGCCTCGGCGCCATGACCATCGGCAACGGCGTCGAACTCATCAGCGCGATCAACGGCGCGACGACGACGGCGCAGACCACCAAGGACGCCTTCGCGGTCGCAGGCGGCCATGTGGATGCGGGCGCCTACGAGTACCGGCTGTATGCGGCCGACGTCAACGGCGCGGGTGAAAACTGGTATCTGCGTTCGTCAGCGCCGTCTCTGGGATCGCAAATTCCCACCTACCGCACCGAGGTCCCGATGCTCGCCGCGCTGCCCGAGCAACTGCGCCAGGGCAACCTCGCCATGCTGGGCAACGTGCGCGCGCGCATGGGCGACGACGACGCCCGGGTCGGCCGCAACGATGCGGGCGACGAGAGCGGCGCGCCGCTGCGCAGCGCCTGGGGCCGCGTCATCAGCACGAACCTGAAGATCAGCCAGCAAGGCACCGCAAGCCCGAGGAGCGAGGGGCAGCTCACCGGACTGCAGGCCGGCACCGACCTGTGGGCCGACCGCAACTGGCGCGCCGGCGTGTACGTCGGCCGGCTCGAAGGCGATGCCCGCACCCGCGGCTTCGCGCGCGGCGTGTTCGACCTCGCCGTCGGCAGCAACGACCTGCGCAGCGACTACCTCGGCCTGTATGGCGGCTTCACGAGCGATGCGGGCTTCTACGCCGATGCGGTGCTGCAGGGTGGCCGCCATCGCTACACGGCAGGGCCTCTGGACAGTTCGCCTTCGGCTTCCGGCAAGGGCAAGAGCACGCTGCTGTCGCTGGAGGTGGGACAGAGCGTTGCGCTCGGCAGTGACTGGAAGATCGAGCCGCAGTTGCAGTTCGTGCACCAGCGCTTGAACCTCGATGACGTGACGCTCTCCGGTGCCCGCGTCTCGCAGGACACCGACAGCGGCTGGACGGTTCGCGCAGGCGTGCGGATCAAGGGACAGATCGCCACCGGCGCCGGCGTGCTGCAGCCGTATGCGCGGCTGAACGTGTACCGCACCTCCAGCGGTACGGACGTGGCGCGCTTCATAGGCCCCGCGGGCTGGACCGACATCGGCACGCGCACCGGCGGCACCAGTACCGAACTCGCGGGCGGTGCCACCTTGGCCGTCGGCGAGCGGACCAGCCTGTACGCGGAAGTGGGCAAGTTCTTCGCATCGAGTGGCAGTGCGCGCGTGAAGAGCGGCATCAACGCCAGCGTGGGCATGCGCGTGAAGTGGTGA
- a CDS encoding LysE family translocator, whose amino-acid sequence MSLSTYLLFLPACFAINMAFGPNNLLSVTNGARHGVSPAVIAASGRLVAFALMIAVAGLGMGAVLVASELAFDVIKYIGAAYLVWIGIRLLRAPAPTADVQSQGTAAPPSMRALARQEFTVAAGNPKAILVFTAFFPQFVVPGAYASSYVLLGATFLVFELIAIALYAMLGARMRRLANGSRAMRWFNKVSGSMMVGFGLILAFTRRPTS is encoded by the coding sequence ATGAGCTTGTCCACCTACCTGTTGTTCCTTCCGGCCTGCTTTGCCATCAACATGGCCTTCGGTCCCAACAACCTGCTGTCGGTCACCAACGGTGCGCGGCACGGCGTGTCGCCCGCGGTGATCGCGGCCAGCGGTCGCCTCGTGGCCTTCGCGCTCATGATCGCCGTCGCGGGCCTGGGCATGGGCGCGGTGCTGGTGGCATCGGAGCTGGCCTTCGATGTCATCAAGTACATCGGCGCGGCCTACCTCGTGTGGATCGGCATTCGCCTCTTGCGCGCACCGGCGCCCACGGCCGATGTGCAATCGCAGGGCACCGCCGCGCCGCCTTCGATGCGCGCGCTGGCACGGCAGGAGTTCACCGTGGCGGCCGGCAATCCGAAGGCCATCCTGGTGTTCACCGCGTTCTTTCCGCAGTTCGTTGTGCCCGGTGCCTACGCCTCCAGCTATGTGCTGCTGGGTGCGACCTTCCTGGTGTTCGAGCTGATCGCGATCGCGCTCTACGCGATGCTGGGCGCGCGCATGCGCCGGCTGGCGAACGGCAGCCGCGCGATGCGCTGGTTCAACAAGGTGAGCGGCAGCATGATGGTCGGCTTTGGGTTGATCCTCGCCTTCACGCGCCGACCCACCTCCTGA
- the recG gene encoding ATP-dependent DNA helicase RecG, protein MPAKKAPSKSADAATAPSPPQPPGTGLSLVQRALRKLGLVRDIDFALYLPMRYEDETRIVKLADTRDGDMAQVEGVVTECEVVYRPRRQLIATIDDGSDTCQLRFFNFYPSQQKQLAVGARVRVRGEMRGGFVGRQIMHPTVKAAGTSLPEALTPVYSTVAGLAQPVLRREVRSGLARAVLDETIPVQIGLGGAWDLRSSLTFLHYPTPDVAMATLEDHSHPAWQRIKAEELLAQQLSQLQARMERAAQRAPVLPSSPEPVATSLHAQLLAVLPFGLTGAQQRVGEEITRDLGREIPMHRLLQGDVGSGKTVVAALAAARAIDAGFQCALMAPTEILAAQHFGKLVGWLDPLLAERGLRVAWLTGSQKKKERDAMSAAVESGEAALVIGTHAVISEKVRFKNLALAIIDEQHRFGVAQRLALRGKAVGHLEPHLLMMSATPIPRTLAMSYYADLDVSTLDELPPGRTPIVTKLVADHRRDEVIDRIQAQIAQGRQVYWVCPLIEESEAVDLRNATETRDELAGTLGEAVHVGLLHSRMPTAEKQAVMAAFTANEIQVLVSTTVIEVGVDVPNASLMVIEHAERFGLSQLHQLRGRVGRGAAASACVLLYAPGDSGRVGEAARARLKAMAETGDGFEIARRDLEIRGPGEFLGARQSGAPLLRFADLTTDTLLLDWARELAPVMLEKHPDLAQRHIDRWLGTKAEYLKA, encoded by the coding sequence GTGCCCGCCAAGAAAGCTCCCTCCAAGTCCGCGGACGCCGCCACCGCGCCGTCGCCACCGCAGCCGCCCGGCACCGGCCTGAGCCTCGTGCAGCGCGCCCTGCGCAAGCTCGGCCTCGTGCGCGACATCGACTTCGCGCTCTACCTCCCGATGCGCTACGAGGACGAGACCCGCATCGTCAAGCTCGCCGACACGCGCGACGGCGACATGGCGCAGGTCGAGGGCGTGGTCACCGAGTGCGAGGTGGTGTATCGCCCGCGCCGCCAGCTGATTGCCACCATCGACGACGGCAGCGACACCTGCCAGTTGCGCTTCTTCAACTTCTACCCGTCGCAGCAGAAGCAGCTCGCGGTCGGCGCGCGGGTGCGCGTGCGGGGCGAGATGCGCGGCGGCTTCGTGGGGCGGCAGATCATGCATCCCACGGTCAAGGCCGCGGGCACCTCGCTGCCGGAGGCGCTCACGCCGGTGTATTCGACCGTGGCCGGCCTCGCACAGCCGGTGCTGCGACGCGAGGTGCGTTCGGGCCTCGCACGCGCGGTGCTCGACGAGACGATTCCCGTGCAGATCGGCCTGGGCGGCGCATGGGACCTGCGCAGTTCGCTCACCTTCCTGCACTACCCCACGCCCGACGTGGCGATGGCGACGCTGGAAGATCACAGCCACCCGGCCTGGCAGCGCATCAAGGCCGAGGAGCTGCTCGCGCAGCAGCTCTCGCAATTGCAGGCCCGCATGGAACGCGCCGCCCAACGTGCCCCGGTGCTGCCTTCGTCGCCGGAACCCGTGGCGACGTCGCTGCATGCGCAACTGCTCGCGGTGCTGCCCTTCGGCCTGACCGGTGCGCAGCAGCGTGTAGGCGAAGAGATCACGCGCGACCTCGGCCGCGAGATTCCGATGCACCGGCTCCTGCAAGGCGACGTCGGTTCGGGCAAGACCGTGGTGGCGGCGCTGGCGGCGGCGCGAGCCATCGACGCGGGCTTCCAGTGCGCGCTGATGGCGCCGACCGAAATCCTCGCGGCGCAGCACTTCGGCAAGCTCGTGGGCTGGCTCGATCCACTGCTGGCCGAGCGCGGCCTGCGCGTGGCCTGGCTCACCGGCAGCCAGAAGAAGAAAGAGCGCGACGCGATGTCGGCCGCCGTCGAGAGCGGCGAGGCCGCGCTGGTCATCGGCACGCACGCGGTCATCTCGGAGAAGGTGCGCTTCAAGAACCTCGCGCTCGCGATCATCGACGAGCAGCACCGCTTCGGCGTGGCGCAGCGCCTTGCATTGCGCGGCAAGGCGGTGGGCCACCTCGAACCGCACCTGCTGATGATGAGCGCCACCCCGATTCCGCGCACGCTCGCGATGAGCTACTACGCCGACCTGGACGTCTCCACGCTCGACGAGCTGCCGCCGGGCCGCACGCCCATCGTCACCAAGCTGGTGGCCGACCACCGGCGCGACGAGGTGATCGACCGCATCCAGGCGCAGATCGCGCAGGGCCGGCAGGTCTACTGGGTGTGTCCGCTGATCGAGGAAAGCGAGGCGGTCGACCTGCGCAACGCCACCGAAACGCGCGACGAACTCGCCGGGACGCTGGGCGAGGCCGTCCATGTCGGCCTGCTGCATTCGCGCATGCCCACGGCCGAGAAGCAGGCGGTGATGGCCGCCTTCACCGCCAACGAGATTCAGGTGCTGGTGAGCACGACGGTGATCGAAGTGGGCGTCGATGTGCCGAACGCCTCGTTGATGGTGATCGAGCATGCGGAGCGTTTCGGGCTTTCGCAGTTGCACCAGTTGCGCGGGCGCGTGGGGCGCGGCGCGGCGGCTTCGGCTTGCGTGCTGCTCTACGCGCCGGGCGACAGTGGCCGCGTGGGCGAGGCGGCGCGCGCGCGGCTCAAGGCGATGGCCGAGACGGGCGACGGCTTCGAGATCGCGCGGCGCGACCTGGAGATTCGCGGCCCTGGCGAATTCCTGGGCGCTCGCCAGTCGGGGGCGCCGCTGTTGCGCTTCGCCGACCTGACCACCGACACGCTGCTGCTCGACTGGGCCCGTGAACTCGCACCGGTGATGCTCGAGAAGCACCCTGACCTGGCCCAGCGGCACATCGACCGCTGGCTGGGCACCAAGGCCGAGTACCTGAAAGCCTGA
- a CDS encoding TIGR01777 family oxidoreductase has protein sequence MIDTHLLALQLMAAQGLTGAFDTLYHHEGTEALAQRNTARRELAIHAVHSSIYCAMFIGLSSWAWHGVWAWVLLAVFGVEIVLTLWDFVVEDGSRLLPPTERVTHTVLAINAGAFIALLAMNAVDWAAQPTALAWHPQGWLGAFLALCGVGVGVSGLRDGLAARALFRRTAQEETRAIKAPVRFGTKPQRVLVTGGTGFIGQTLVRHLVADGHAVTVWTRDARSAAWNFGGAVRCVQRLDQIPETDPCDVVINLAGARILGQRWSERRQQQLLQSREGLTRTLVAWIATRPRKPWLLLSGSAIGYYGVQPQGDAAELTEDAPPQDIFMSTLCQRWENAARAATAHGVHVACMRFGFVLGHQGSLPQLLLPVALGMGGRLGSGRQWLSWVHVHDVIRAMAHVWSAAEQAGTDGPATAQAFNFTAPGALSQEDFTRVAASVMHRPFWMPTPAAPVKLLLGEQADLLLEGQRVVPARLLQTGFRFAFPDARSALTDLCRPR, from the coding sequence ATGATCGACACGCACCTGCTGGCGCTGCAACTCATGGCCGCGCAGGGGCTGACGGGCGCGTTCGACACGCTCTATCACCACGAAGGCACCGAGGCCCTCGCGCAGCGCAACACGGCGCGGCGCGAGCTGGCGATCCATGCGGTGCATTCGTCGATCTACTGCGCGATGTTCATCGGGCTGTCGTCGTGGGCCTGGCATGGCGTATGGGCGTGGGTGCTGCTGGCGGTGTTCGGCGTCGAGATCGTGCTCACGCTGTGGGACTTCGTGGTGGAAGACGGCAGTCGTCTCCTGCCGCCGACCGAGCGCGTCACGCACACCGTGCTGGCCATCAACGCCGGCGCATTCATCGCGCTGCTGGCGATGAATGCGGTGGACTGGGCCGCACAGCCGACGGCGCTGGCGTGGCATCCGCAAGGCTGGCTGGGCGCCTTCCTGGCGCTGTGCGGCGTGGGTGTCGGCGTCTCGGGGCTGCGCGACGGACTCGCGGCACGTGCGCTGTTCCGCCGGACGGCGCAGGAGGAGACGCGAGCCATCAAGGCGCCGGTGCGTTTCGGCACGAAGCCGCAGCGCGTGCTGGTCACGGGCGGCACCGGCTTCATCGGCCAGACGCTGGTGCGCCATCTCGTGGCCGATGGCCATGCCGTGACGGTCTGGACTCGCGACGCACGCTCGGCCGCATGGAACTTCGGCGGCGCGGTGCGCTGCGTGCAGCGGCTCGACCAGATCCCCGAGACCGACCCGTGCGACGTGGTGATCAATCTCGCGGGCGCACGCATCCTCGGCCAGCGCTGGAGCGAACGGCGCCAGCAGCAGCTGCTGCAAAGCCGCGAGGGCCTCACCCGCACGCTGGTCGCGTGGATCGCCACGCGACCGCGCAAGCCCTGGCTGCTGCTGTCGGGCTCGGCCATCGGCTACTACGGCGTGCAGCCGCAAGGCGATGCCGCCGAGCTGACCGAAGACGCGCCGCCGCAGGACATCTTCATGTCGACGCTGTGCCAAAGATGGGAGAACGCGGCGCGAGCCGCGACCGCACATGGTGTGCACGTCGCCTGCATGCGCTTCGGATTCGTGCTGGGCCACCAGGGCTCGCTGCCGCAACTGCTGCTGCCCGTCGCGCTGGGCATGGGCGGACGGCTGGGGAGCGGGCGGCAATGGCTGTCGTGGGTGCACGTGCACGACGTCATCCGTGCCATGGCCCACGTGTGGAGCGCTGCCGAGCAGGCGGGAACCGACGGACCTGCGACCGCGCAGGCCTTCAACTTCACCGCACCCGGCGCGCTCAGCCAGGAGGACTTCACGCGCGTGGCCGCGAGCGTCATGCATCGCCCCTTCTGGATGCCAACGCCCGCAGCGCCGGTCAAGCTGCTGCTCGGCGAACAGGCCGACCTGCTGCTCGAAGGCCAGCGCGTGGTGCCGGCCCGCCTGCTTCAGACCGGGTTCCGGTTCGCATTCCCCGACGCCCGCAGCGCCTTGACGGACCTCTGCCGGCCGCGATAG
- a CDS encoding DUF4166 domain-containing protein, with product MVDSSVARVPLAPPPSEGELFKKILGSAWQGLHPDIRRRFDKNPSPGKALHYLGALSELRCSRFGKLLGHLTQPLIQGALIPYSDSHFPVEIQVYAKPDDPAIYKQRIYRLHGREPIQFTSFMRESARGEVLEYVGMGLGMKLVLSVENGSLHFQSDGYFWDVFGWRIPLPGVFTPGKTFLWHHNETPERFNIRIEIRHWLMGTTFTQVGVFEEVADPGGAAA from the coding sequence ATGGTCGATTCATCCGTCGCGCGCGTTCCGCTGGCGCCCCCTCCCTCCGAAGGCGAGCTCTTCAAGAAGATCCTCGGAAGCGCCTGGCAGGGCCTGCACCCGGACATCCGCCGGCGCTTCGACAAGAACCCCTCGCCCGGCAAGGCGCTGCATTACCTGGGCGCGTTGAGCGAGCTGCGCTGCTCGCGCTTCGGCAAGCTGCTGGGGCACCTCACGCAGCCGCTCATCCAGGGCGCGCTGATCCCCTACAGCGACAGCCACTTCCCGGTCGAGATCCAGGTCTACGCCAAGCCCGACGACCCGGCCATCTACAAGCAGCGCATCTATCGCCTGCACGGCCGCGAGCCGATCCAGTTCACCAGCTTCATGCGCGAAAGCGCGCGCGGCGAGGTGCTGGAGTACGTGGGCATGGGCCTGGGCATGAAGCTGGTGCTGAGCGTGGAGAACGGCAGCCTGCATTTCCAGAGCGACGGCTATTTCTGGGACGTGTTCGGTTGGCGCATTCCCTTGCCCGGCGTCTTCACACCCGGCAAGACCTTCCTCTGGCACCACAACGAAACGCCCGAGCGTTTCAACATCCGCATCGAGATCCGCCACTGGCTCATGGGCACGACCTTCACGCAGGTCGGCGTGTTCGAGGAAGTGGCCGACCCGGGGGGCGCCGCCGCATGA
- the queA gene encoding tRNA preQ1(34) S-adenosylmethionine ribosyltransferase-isomerase QueA, with product MRAFTLSDFDFDLPPELVAQHPASERTSSRLLDGTGDAPVDRIFKDLPSLLREGDLLVFNDTRVVKARLFGEKPTGGKLELLVERVLQGQEVVAHMKVSKKPPVGTTLEMVGGFRATLLGRWPEEDGALFRFAFESDAGENPYMLMERCGHVPLPPYITHTDSVDDESRYQTVFARVPGAVAAPTAALHFDEGLLAALEARGVQRANVTLHVGAGTFQPVKTENIAEHTMHAERYEVPEATRRAIAECKARGGRVIAVGTTTVRTLESWAKSGEATGDTRIFITPGFAFAHVDVLVTNFHLPKSTLMMLVSAFAGYERVMALYANAIAHQYRFFSYGDAMLLARTQD from the coding sequence ATGCGCGCCTTCACGCTTTCCGATTTCGATTTCGACCTGCCGCCCGAACTGGTGGCGCAACATCCGGCCTCCGAACGCACGTCTTCCCGTCTCCTCGACGGCACAGGCGACGCCCCGGTCGACCGCATTTTCAAGGACCTGCCCTCGCTGCTGCGCGAAGGCGACCTGCTGGTCTTCAACGACACGCGCGTGGTCAAGGCGCGCCTGTTCGGCGAAAAGCCGACCGGGGGCAAGCTCGAGCTGCTGGTCGAGCGCGTGCTGCAGGGCCAGGAGGTGGTCGCGCACATGAAGGTCAGCAAGAAGCCGCCGGTGGGCACGACGCTGGAAATGGTCGGCGGCTTTCGCGCCACGCTGCTGGGCCGCTGGCCCGAGGAAGACGGCGCGCTGTTCCGCTTCGCCTTCGAGAGCGACGCGGGCGAGAACCCCTACATGCTGATGGAGCGCTGCGGCCACGTGCCGCTGCCGCCCTACATCACGCACACCGATTCGGTCGACGACGAGAGCCGCTACCAGACCGTGTTCGCGCGCGTGCCCGGCGCCGTGGCCGCACCGACTGCCGCGCTGCATTTCGACGAAGGCCTGCTGGCTGCGCTGGAAGCGCGCGGTGTGCAGCGCGCGAACGTCACGCTGCACGTTGGCGCCGGCACCTTCCAGCCGGTGAAGACCGAGAACATCGCCGAGCACACGATGCATGCCGAGCGCTACGAGGTGCCCGAGGCCACGCGGCGCGCGATTGCCGAATGCAAGGCGCGCGGCGGCCGTGTGATCGCGGTCGGCACGACCACCGTGCGCACGCTCGAATCGTGGGCCAAGAGCGGCGAGGCCACGGGCGACACGCGCATCTTCATCACGCCGGGCTTCGCCTTCGCGCACGTCGATGTGCTGGTGACCAACTTCCATTTGCCCAAGAGCACGCTGATGATGCTGGTCTCGGCCTTTGCGGGCTACGAGCGGGTGATGGCGCTGTACGCCAACGCCATCGCCCATCAATACCGCTTCTTCAGCTACGGCGACGCCATGTTGCTTGCACGGACCCAGGACTGA
- the tgt gene encoding tRNA guanosine(34) transglycosylase Tgt — translation MLNFELLKTDPDSHARRATLTLNHGKVQTPIFMPVGTYGTVKGVMPRSLEEMGAQIILGNTFHLWMRPGLDVMQSFGGLHQFEKWNKPILTDSGGFQVWSLGAMRKISEEGVKFASPVNGDKLFLTPEVSMQIQTTLNSDIVMQFDECTPYDTKGHITTEAEARTSMELSLRWAKRCQSEFARLENPNALFGIVQGGMFENLREESLAALVDMDFPGYAIGGVSVGEPKEEMLHIMGHTPHRLPANKPRYLMGVGTPEDLVQGVADGVDMFDCVMPTRNARNGTMFTRFGDLKMRNARHKSDPQPVDPSCTCHACAGTSGVSWNDGGREGFSRAYLHHLDRCGEMLGPMLCTIHNLHYYLNLMTEIRAALDAGTFTEFRARFKAERARGV, via the coding sequence ATGCTGAACTTCGAACTCCTCAAGACCGACCCCGACAGCCACGCGCGCCGCGCCACGCTCACGCTCAACCACGGCAAGGTGCAGACGCCGATCTTCATGCCCGTGGGCACCTACGGCACGGTCAAGGGCGTGATGCCGCGCAGTCTGGAAGAGATGGGCGCGCAGATCATCCTGGGCAACACCTTCCACCTCTGGATGCGCCCCGGCCTCGACGTGATGCAAAGCTTCGGCGGGCTGCACCAGTTCGAGAAGTGGAACAAGCCCATCCTCACCGACTCCGGCGGCTTCCAGGTGTGGTCGCTGGGTGCGATGCGCAAGATCAGCGAAGAGGGCGTGAAGTTCGCCTCGCCCGTCAACGGCGACAAGCTGTTCCTCACGCCCGAGGTCTCGATGCAGATCCAGACCACGCTCAACAGCGACATCGTGATGCAGTTCGACGAGTGCACGCCCTACGACACCAAGGGCCACATCACGACCGAGGCCGAGGCGCGTACCTCGATGGAGCTGAGCCTGCGCTGGGCCAAGCGCTGCCAGAGCGAATTCGCGCGGCTCGAGAACCCGAACGCGCTCTTCGGCATCGTGCAGGGCGGCATGTTCGAGAACCTGCGCGAGGAGTCGCTCGCGGCGCTGGTCGACATGGACTTCCCCGGCTACGCCATCGGCGGCGTGAGCGTGGGCGAGCCGAAGGAAGAAATGCTGCACATCATGGGCCACACGCCGCACCGGCTGCCCGCGAACAAGCCGCGCTACCTGATGGGCGTGGGCACGCCCGAAGACCTGGTGCAGGGCGTGGCCGACGGCGTGGACATGTTCGACTGCGTGATGCCCACGCGCAACGCGCGCAACGGCACCATGTTCACCCGCTTCGGCGACCTGAAGATGCGCAACGCCCGCCACAAAAGCGACCCGCAGCCGGTGGACCCGAGCTGCACCTGCCATGCCTGCGCGGGCACGTCAGGCGTGTCGTGGAACGACGGCGGGCGCGAAGGCTTCAGCCGCGCCTACCTGCACCACCTGGACCGCTGCGGCGAAATGCTCGGGCCGATGCTGTGCACCATCCACAACCTGCACTACTACCTGAACCTGATGACCGAGATTCGCGCGGCGCTCGACGCGGGCACGTTCACGGAATTCCGCGCACGGTTCAAGGCCGAGCGCGCGCGCGGCGTCTAG